Proteins encoded within one genomic window of Triticum aestivum cultivar Chinese Spring chromosome 2D, IWGSC CS RefSeq v2.1, whole genome shotgun sequence:
- the LOC123050041 gene encoding germin-like protein 4-1 → MAASRALAALLAVVVLVVCSPAPRVLATDPTQLQDFCVADLMNPVIVNGFVCKNMKMVTANDFFLPGLNKPGKLNAQGSAVTPVTVRQLAGLNTLGISLARIDFGPNGGQNPPHTHPRGSEILTVITGQLLVGFVTSNQADGKNLLFTKQLVEGDVFVFPQGLIHFQVNNGKVPAVAIAALSSQDAGVITIANAVFGSTPPISDLILAKAFMTEKDTVDWIQAKFAPAMSGNSSMGGGGYMPPGGNSTGGGGGYYPGMRKQKP, encoded by the exons ATGGCGGCTTCCCGTGCCTTGGCTGCACTGCTTGCTGTGGTGGTACTCGTGGTCTGCTCTCCGGCGCCTCGTGTTCTCGCCACTGACCCCACCCAGCTCCAGGACTTCTGCGTTGCTGATCTAATGAACCCTG TGATTGTGAATGGGTTCGTGTGCAAGAACATGAAGATGGTGACGGCGAACGACTTCTTCTTGCCCGGGCTTAACAAGCCGGGCAAGTTGAACGCTCAGGGCTCGGCAGTGACACCGGTGACGGTGCGGCAGCTGGCGGGGCTGAACACGTTGGGCATCTCATTGGCGCGCATCGACTTCGGGCCCAACGGCGGGCAGAACCCGCCGCACACGCACCCCCGCGGCTCCGAGATCCTCACCGTGATCACGGGGCagctgctggtggggttcgtcactTCCAACCAGGCGGACGGGAAGAACCTGCTCTTCACCAAGCAGCTGGTGGAGGGCGACGTGTTCGTGTTCCCGCAGGGGCTCATCCACTTCCAGGTGAACAACGGCAAGGTACCCGCCGTGGCCATTGCCGCGCTCAGCAGCCAGGACGCCGGCGTGATCACCATCGCCAACGCCGTCTTCGGGTCCACGCCGCCCATCAGCGACCTCATCCTCGCCAAGGCCTTCATGACCGAGAAGGACACCGTCGACTGGATCCAGGCCAAGTTCGCGCCAGCCATGAGCGGCAATAGCAGCATGGGCGGTGGCGGCTACATGCCCCCCGGCGGCAACAgcaccggcggcggtggcggttacTATCCTGGCATGCGCAAGCAGAAGCCATAA